One segment of Streptomyces sp. NBC_01217 DNA contains the following:
- a CDS encoding HIT family protein produces MDEPDWYCSEVIPRTIDIDVVIETEEVLAFRPPIPGFGTDHVIVVPKQHVRSLLELDVTVGAQLLEVVQSAARHVVEQHGGCQVLTTLGNEQHNRHLHLHIAAGDGVARFVPRA; encoded by the coding sequence GTGGACGAGCCTGACTGGTACTGCAGCGAGGTCATTCCCCGCACGATCGACATCGACGTAGTGATTGAGACCGAGGAGGTATTGGCGTTCCGCCCGCCAATACCCGGTTTCGGGACAGACCATGTGATCGTGGTGCCGAAGCAGCATGTTCGATCCCTGCTGGAGCTGGACGTCACCGTGGGGGCTCAGCTGCTCGAGGTCGTCCAGTCCGCTGCACGGCACGTAGTCGAACAGCACGGGGGGTGCCAGGTCTTGACCACGCTCGGCAACGAACAGCACAACCGGCATCTCCACCTTCACATCGCTGCCGGAGATGGCGTAGCCCGCTTCGTCCCGCGCGCGTAA
- the tpg gene encoding telomere-protecting terminal protein Tpg — MSDHEQQQQSAPRRGKVLEALARADRKVFTRPAPKSAKAQMKFLLTRTKGSAKDLAARLGTSRRTVERYRAGTLTKPQKRLQAALVEATESEWQPQVRAQAREQASTSSGMMVHVVAYFGFTASGSSDDGRERHVTTAISPTYAAQILQLQEAGATKEDLHPIVAKAITESYFTDWGTRCHGLVADFTHVQSIEFEF; from the coding sequence ATGAGCGATCACGAGCAACAGCAGCAGTCGGCCCCACGCCGCGGCAAGGTCCTGGAGGCCCTCGCGCGGGCGGACCGGAAGGTCTTCACCCGGCCCGCGCCGAAATCCGCAAAGGCACAGATGAAATTCCTCCTCACGCGCACGAAGGGCTCAGCGAAGGACCTGGCGGCGCGCCTGGGCACCTCTCGCCGTACGGTGGAGCGCTACCGCGCCGGGACGCTGACGAAGCCACAGAAGCGGCTCCAGGCCGCCCTGGTGGAGGCGACCGAATCCGAGTGGCAACCCCAGGTCAGGGCACAGGCGCGGGAGCAAGCGTCCACCTCCAGCGGCATGATGGTGCACGTCGTCGCCTACTTCGGATTCACCGCCTCCGGGTCCTCCGACGACGGCCGCGAGCGTCACGTCACCACCGCGATCTCACCCACCTACGCCGCCCAGATACTCCAGCTCCAGGAGGCCGGTGCGACGAAGGAAGACTTGCATCCGATCGTCGCCAAGGCCATCACCGAGTCCTATTTCACGGACTGGGGTACCCGCTGTCACGGCCTGGTCGCGGATTTTACGCATGTCCAGTCGATAGAATTCGAGTTCTGA
- a CDS encoding TnsA-like heteromeric transposase endonuclease subunit — protein METQDGVRIRSDACGLDELVVPYDVDDSVRAQLVLGESWPRRWSATWRFDGDEVAWPVRDLSAVPVLSSQPVRAFTWRARQRHRPGLEYMVSTGRHHGFESLEEDMLLLALDFVTVAEVLPQPFRLSFEDVGGRVEHTPDLLAVMPDGGRWLFDVRPRRLIQKADAVKFAASAEAAAASGWRYTVVSGWHPHVQSVLDQLSAQRRPLQDPLALQDQVEAAAALSPSIRFGDLVNKTSLPAVARAHAVHLLWHRRLGVDLGRPLGDSSLVWSVRDRMEP, from the coding sequence GTGGAGACGCAGGACGGCGTACGGATTCGTTCCGACGCCTGTGGGCTGGATGAGCTGGTCGTGCCGTACGACGTGGACGATTCGGTACGGGCTCAGCTGGTGCTGGGCGAGTCGTGGCCGAGGCGGTGGTCGGCGACGTGGCGGTTCGACGGGGACGAGGTGGCCTGGCCGGTCCGGGATCTGTCCGCGGTGCCGGTGCTGTCGTCGCAGCCGGTACGCGCGTTCACCTGGCGGGCCCGGCAGCGGCATCGGCCGGGACTGGAGTACATGGTCTCCACCGGCCGGCACCACGGTTTCGAGTCGCTGGAGGAGGACATGCTGCTCCTCGCGCTGGACTTCGTGACGGTGGCCGAGGTCCTGCCCCAGCCGTTCCGGCTGTCCTTCGAGGATGTCGGTGGCCGCGTCGAGCACACACCCGACCTGCTCGCCGTGATGCCTGATGGTGGCCGGTGGCTGTTCGACGTCCGGCCCCGGCGGCTGATCCAGAAAGCTGACGCGGTGAAGTTCGCGGCCTCAGCCGAGGCTGCGGCGGCCAGCGGGTGGCGCTACACGGTGGTGTCCGGCTGGCACCCACACGTGCAGTCCGTCCTGGACCAACTCTCCGCTCAGCGCAGGCCGCTGCAGGATCCGCTGGCTTTGCAGGATCAGGTGGAGGCCGCTGCGGCCCTGTCCCCGTCAATCCGGTTCGGCGACCTCGTGAACAAGACCTCGCTGCCGGCCGTCGCCCGCGCCCATGCTGTGCACCTGCTCTGGCATCGCCGTCTCGGCGTCGACCTGGGCCGGCCTCTGGGCGACAGCTCCCTGGTCTGGAGCGTTCGGGACCGGATGGAGCCATGA
- a CDS encoding transposase has protein sequence MTMLMDIAPGVALRLNGLEWTVEEVRPHVAAVVLVGDGGEREVRSIRWLMHHPDCVPARTNSMKERGAYQPTTADDLNEVQLQRARLRAAHVLEAETGYRFGHPSRALPGEPRPAYDPAATTVTERRRAKAAELAALDPTEARMLGLANMSERTLRRLAAQSAEELVTGCADGRWTRKSGGHPSITEEIREAIFAVRQECLERSRVSMRARHRLMHQYVRERFPKFPVDDIPSYFTLRKVWPEWFGPDGARQRNVRSAEAAKNASARVVVHRPGQVVALDTTPLPVKVRESVFGDPVSVMLTLALDLYTHSIVAFRLTMVADTAVDVAMLLRDVMMPLPMREGWGEEMEWPYPGVPATVVAQFAGHKVAALPFFPPETVTTDHGGPYKNHEVVEAERTLGCRILPARVLRPTDKFAVERAFGAVNSLLLEHLLGYTGVDVADRGADPEAEAVLSMSQMENLIATWVVKIWQNRVLGEYAPAWGPGEEHSPNSLFAASMHQGGFAMQIPKPELYYKLLKKHHVKIHPGRGVKIGGLWYHDDVLDDSRFCQPSTRGGRHKGKWVVRSDRRDRRTAFFQDPVDHDHWHPLRWTGLPPGGEVPAFSDRTAEDLLSEVRRRRLAPKSDAELLPVLLDLLGSAIPVDQWPTQMTKRERVERSRRSTQAQAAERDRSPVTAPQATAEVVPWPEQARTVTDAVDADRRRRREASVPRTPTPPPRLGESLRRRSLFLLPPDEDETDTPAQPRENA, from the coding sequence ATGACGATGCTGATGGACATCGCACCGGGTGTCGCCCTGCGTCTCAACGGCCTCGAGTGGACGGTGGAGGAAGTACGCCCACACGTCGCGGCCGTCGTGCTGGTCGGCGACGGAGGGGAGAGGGAGGTCCGTTCGATCCGCTGGTTGATGCATCATCCCGACTGCGTCCCGGCGAGAACGAACAGCATGAAGGAGCGGGGCGCCTATCAGCCCACCACGGCGGATGACCTGAACGAGGTCCAGCTGCAGCGAGCCCGGCTGCGGGCCGCCCACGTTCTGGAGGCAGAGACCGGCTACCGGTTCGGGCACCCGTCGCGCGCTCTGCCCGGCGAGCCGCGGCCAGCCTACGATCCGGCGGCGACCACGGTGACCGAGCGGCGCCGGGCCAAGGCCGCCGAACTGGCCGCGCTGGATCCGACGGAGGCCCGGATGCTGGGCCTGGCCAACATGAGCGAGCGGACGCTACGGCGTCTGGCCGCGCAGAGCGCGGAGGAGCTCGTCACCGGTTGCGCGGATGGCCGCTGGACCCGCAAGAGCGGTGGGCACCCGAGCATCACGGAGGAGATCCGGGAGGCGATCTTCGCGGTGAGGCAGGAGTGCCTTGAGCGGTCCAGGGTCAGCATGCGGGCCCGGCACCGGCTGATGCACCAGTACGTCCGCGAGAGGTTCCCCAAGTTCCCGGTCGACGACATCCCCAGTTACTTCACGCTGCGGAAGGTCTGGCCGGAGTGGTTCGGCCCCGACGGCGCCCGCCAGCGCAACGTCCGCTCGGCCGAGGCGGCCAAGAACGCCTCCGCGCGTGTGGTGGTGCACCGGCCAGGGCAGGTCGTCGCACTGGATACGACGCCGCTGCCGGTAAAGGTCCGCGAGTCCGTCTTCGGCGATCCGGTGTCGGTGATGCTCACCCTCGCCTTAGACCTCTACACCCATTCGATCGTCGCGTTCCGGCTGACGATGGTGGCCGACACCGCGGTGGACGTCGCGATGCTGCTGCGAGACGTGATGATGCCGCTGCCGATGCGCGAGGGCTGGGGCGAGGAGATGGAGTGGCCCTACCCCGGCGTCCCCGCCACCGTGGTCGCCCAGTTCGCCGGCCACAAGGTCGCTGCCCTGCCGTTCTTTCCCCCTGAGACGGTGACGACCGACCACGGTGGCCCCTACAAGAACCACGAAGTCGTCGAGGCCGAGCGGACGCTGGGATGCAGGATCCTGCCCGCGAGGGTTCTGCGGCCGACGGACAAGTTCGCCGTCGAGCGGGCCTTCGGCGCGGTCAACAGCCTGCTCCTGGAGCACCTGCTCGGCTACACCGGCGTCGACGTCGCCGACCGGGGCGCCGACCCAGAAGCCGAAGCGGTGCTCTCGATGTCGCAGATGGAGAACCTGATCGCGACCTGGGTGGTGAAGATCTGGCAGAACCGGGTTCTGGGCGAGTACGCGCCGGCCTGGGGCCCCGGTGAGGAGCACAGCCCGAACTCGCTGTTCGCAGCCTCGATGCACCAAGGCGGGTTCGCCATGCAGATCCCGAAGCCGGAGCTCTACTACAAGCTGCTCAAGAAGCACCACGTCAAGATCCACCCAGGCCGAGGAGTGAAGATCGGCGGCCTCTGGTATCACGACGACGTCCTGGACGACTCGCGCTTTTGCCAGCCCTCCACGCGAGGCGGCCGGCACAAGGGCAAGTGGGTGGTCCGCTCCGACCGGCGCGACCGCCGCACCGCGTTCTTCCAGGACCCGGTGGACCACGACCACTGGCACCCCCTGCGCTGGACCGGGCTGCCGCCCGGCGGTGAGGTGCCGGCGTTCTCCGATCGCACAGCCGAGGACCTGCTCAGTGAGGTGAGGCGGCGGCGCCTCGCGCCGAAGTCGGACGCCGAACTGCTGCCGGTCCTGCTGGACCTGCTCGGTTCGGCGATCCCGGTCGACCAGTGGCCGACACAGATGACCAAGCGGGAACGGGTCGAACGTTCCCGACGGTCCACGCAGGCCCAAGCGGCCGAGCGGGACCGCTCACCGGTGACCGCACCGCAGGCAACGGCGGAGGTGGTGCCCTGGCCGGAGCAGGCCCGCACCGTCACGGACGCGGTCGACGCCGACCGGCGGCGCCGTCGTGAAGCATCCGTTCCGCGAACACCAACCCCGCCACCGCGGCTGGGCGAGTCCCTGCGGCGCCGCAGCCTGTTCCTGCTGCCACCGGACGAGGACGAGACGGACACCCCCGCACAGCCCAGGGAGAACGCGTGA
- a CDS encoding AAA family ATPase gives MTEVLPPGVLAEMITGKPPRRDTFEGWQHYRTGRGQFESAPKLTFAQWRALSPHRRSLYDLHRTATHVNLPLQETPMSLKVARLVNRRMRNNALKQKPATRAGVMVTGWGYQGKTETVCEVAASFEDAWLEMHNHLNPVAVDGTWDLHAPVAYVQTPVTAKPKSTCQAVLEFFGAPTKSMNLPQLIAQVAESLHDHGVKALILDDITRLRMHRADDQDTLDLIRAFMSMNVTLILIGVDIPGSGLLREARWDAKTRQWVMPSSEHARVHGFETTQTERRFDLVELDRFRYSTPEEMAAFRDHLDGMEQQLRLLKAKRGMLTAGGMPEYLMRRTGGVVGLLERLIEDGAQEAMDSGKELLDEVLLDEIVISLDDPGRDPDAGEVPPVPAPGRRTSARSKRGRPARNTVFDDRGPRSVTQG, from the coding sequence GTGACCGAGGTCCTTCCCCCCGGCGTCCTCGCCGAGATGATCACCGGCAAGCCACCGCGCCGGGACACGTTCGAGGGCTGGCAGCACTACCGAACCGGCCGCGGGCAGTTCGAGTCGGCGCCGAAGCTGACCTTCGCCCAGTGGCGGGCGCTGAGCCCGCACCGGCGGTCCCTCTACGACCTGCACCGCACAGCCACCCACGTGAACCTGCCGCTGCAGGAGACACCGATGTCGCTGAAGGTCGCCCGGCTCGTGAACCGGCGGATGCGCAACAACGCGCTCAAGCAGAAGCCCGCCACCCGGGCCGGGGTCATGGTCACCGGCTGGGGCTACCAGGGCAAGACCGAGACGGTCTGCGAGGTCGCCGCGTCCTTCGAGGACGCCTGGCTGGAGATGCACAACCACCTCAACCCCGTGGCCGTCGACGGCACCTGGGACCTTCACGCCCCCGTCGCCTACGTCCAGACCCCGGTCACCGCGAAGCCGAAGAGCACGTGCCAGGCCGTCCTCGAATTCTTCGGCGCCCCGACAAAGAGCATGAACCTCCCCCAGCTCATCGCGCAGGTCGCCGAATCTCTTCACGACCACGGCGTCAAAGCCCTGATCCTGGACGACATCACTCGCCTGCGCATGCACCGCGCCGACGACCAGGACACCCTCGATCTGATCCGGGCCTTCATGAGCATGAACGTCACCCTCATCCTGATCGGCGTCGACATCCCCGGCTCCGGACTGCTGCGCGAAGCCCGCTGGGATGCCAAGACGCGGCAGTGGGTGATGCCGTCGTCCGAGCACGCCCGCGTTCACGGCTTCGAGACCACCCAGACCGAGCGCCGCTTCGACCTGGTCGAGCTCGACCGCTTCCGCTACAGCACCCCGGAGGAGATGGCGGCCTTCCGCGATCACCTCGACGGGATGGAACAACAGCTACGGCTGCTCAAGGCCAAGCGGGGCATGCTCACCGCGGGCGGCATGCCCGAGTACCTCATGCGCCGCACCGGCGGCGTCGTTGGCCTCCTCGAACGGCTCATCGAGGACGGCGCCCAAGAAGCCATGGACAGCGGCAAGGAGCTGTTGGACGAGGTCCTCCTCGACGAGATCGTCATCAGCCTCGACGACCCCGGCCGCGATCCCGACGCCGGCGAAGTCCCGCCCGTCCCGGCGCCCGGACGGAGGACGAGCGCACGCTCCAAGCGCGGCCGACCTGCCCGCAACACCGTCTTCGACGACCGTGGACCGCGATCGGTCACCCAGGGCTGA
- a CDS encoding TniQ family protein has protein sequence MDLRPLPRSLLPLPDESLPGLLLRLAHRLDVSPGRLAVSTGLVQGGPLKTTRSTTSHLLMLTPDHLEPFSRALRLPDHHVDQLTLRPLVGRLPAVADALTRPGNPAQLRPRGYFPPWILSASTRFCPLCLAGDGSEIQQRHGGAWKLHWRLGVVFACVEHQLFLQEDCPSCLRPAQSGNPRASLSLVPSATVGGLHPTQCRNTTGEHTSALCGSRLDCLDAAAAGPPSSRVLQLQRTILNLLHDSHDAAQAFTSFSDLAVVAAVVTASWPATATVTPETQLADALDDYVSALRRTDEEDAAPRITGLWAAPPRTAAATAGLLDIATRLLALPPAALEQALALMLATTPGPRTSGWGNTWRLLRRHGSAQLQNQIRRAQPARPGPRAGRAIVAFKDRYQPEHIPQWLPDAWFAQLFTAPSRRSLCGAYGFRRFAAVQLVQISNGMTLEEAAAFLGIPDRWHRRDGTSRKLSRYAGHYRRQSRKNLETAFTALARHISGLPDRIDYRARRLQYYDWALDAADWAEIAVGLPRRNRNRHPLYSDDLLRHSASEFIWTRITGSESCLFPGGNAPLQDPADESRAVRIRAFLSAPPRHLPFFSAFRQRLISYSTALTASPVASP, from the coding sequence ATGGACTTGCGTCCTCTTCCGCGAAGCCTGCTTCCCCTGCCCGACGAAAGCCTCCCCGGCCTCCTGCTCAGGCTGGCACACCGCCTGGATGTGTCTCCTGGGCGCCTGGCGGTCTCCACGGGCCTCGTCCAAGGCGGACCTCTCAAGACCACCCGGTCCACGACCAGCCATCTGCTGATGCTCACGCCGGACCACCTCGAGCCCTTCTCCCGGGCGCTGCGGCTGCCCGACCATCACGTCGACCAGCTCACCCTCCGCCCGCTGGTCGGCCGACTGCCTGCCGTCGCCGATGCCCTGACCCGGCCCGGCAACCCCGCGCAACTGCGTCCACGCGGCTACTTCCCGCCCTGGATCCTGAGCGCCAGCACCCGCTTCTGCCCGCTCTGCCTGGCCGGTGATGGCAGCGAGATCCAGCAACGGCACGGCGGAGCCTGGAAGCTCCACTGGCGTCTCGGCGTCGTCTTCGCCTGCGTCGAACACCAGCTCTTTCTCCAGGAGGACTGTCCTTCCTGCCTCCGGCCGGCGCAAAGCGGGAACCCCAGAGCCAGTCTCAGCCTCGTGCCCTCCGCCACGGTCGGCGGCCTTCACCCGACCCAGTGCCGAAACACCACCGGGGAGCACACATCAGCGCTCTGCGGCTCACGCCTGGACTGCCTGGATGCCGCCGCGGCGGGCCCTCCGAGTAGCCGCGTGCTCCAGCTGCAACGGACCATCCTGAACCTGCTCCACGACTCTCACGACGCCGCCCAGGCGTTCACATCCTTCAGTGACCTGGCTGTCGTCGCCGCCGTCGTCACCGCGAGCTGGCCTGCGACGGCAACCGTCACGCCCGAGACGCAACTGGCAGACGCCCTCGACGACTATGTGTCGGCGCTCCGCCGCACGGACGAGGAAGACGCGGCGCCGCGCATCACCGGTCTGTGGGCCGCGCCTCCCCGCACCGCCGCGGCGACCGCCGGCCTACTCGACATCGCAACGCGTCTGCTTGCTCTGCCGCCGGCCGCCCTGGAACAGGCTCTGGCTCTCATGCTGGCCACCACCCCGGGCCCCCGCACAAGCGGATGGGGAAACACCTGGCGGCTGCTGCGCAGGCACGGATCTGCCCAACTGCAGAACCAAATCCGCAGAGCGCAGCCTGCCCGCCCCGGCCCGAGGGCCGGGCGCGCGATCGTGGCCTTCAAGGACCGCTACCAGCCCGAACACATCCCGCAATGGCTGCCGGATGCATGGTTCGCCCAGCTGTTCACCGCACCTTCGCGGCGCTCGCTCTGCGGCGCCTACGGGTTCCGCCGTTTCGCCGCGGTCCAGCTGGTGCAGATCAGCAACGGCATGACCCTGGAGGAAGCGGCCGCGTTCCTCGGAATCCCTGATCGCTGGCACCGCCGCGATGGAACGAGCCGCAAACTCAGCCGCTACGCTGGCCACTACCGCAGGCAGAGCCGGAAGAATCTCGAGACTGCATTCACGGCTCTCGCGCGGCACATCTCCGGACTCCCGGACCGCATCGACTACCGGGCACGCAGATTGCAGTACTACGACTGGGCCCTCGATGCCGCGGACTGGGCGGAGATCGCCGTGGGCCTACCTCGGCGGAACCGAAATCGGCACCCGCTCTACTCCGACGACCTCCTCCGACACTCCGCCTCCGAGTTCATCTGGACCCGCATCACAGGCAGCGAATCGTGCCTGTTCCCCGGTGGCAACGCCCCGTTGCAGGACCCCGCAGACGAGTCTCGAGCGGTCCGAATCCGCGCCTTCCTCAGCGCACCGCCCCGCCACCTGCCCTTCTTCAGCGCATTCCGACAACGCCTGATCAGCTACTCCACCGCCCTCACCGCCTCGCCGGTCGCGAGCCCCTGA
- a CDS encoding DUF4231 domain-containing protein yields MPEIDELRTAVQELEREVAWKRRRARLLATSLLVTLASIPSLIAWNVVFADVHAALVAGRGFLVTALVVGGLTLAVICMDHLIRADPLGFRAVQHIPPDRYEHSLARLRDSLATKREELRREGLRAHPPLTERRSMYREDTAEVIAQYGRESRHYRRVHNSLQSLIMIGSTAVTTIAALSQQDWNWQTLSVVVLGFSITLASAFTGYYKYRERSYFLRQTADAIEEELNAVMLGIGDYSQFTEEQEGEALAKFTQRVEALRNEQRRREQQLDQPAEQAGPVAPPPAV; encoded by the coding sequence GTGCCTGAGATCGACGAGTTACGAACGGCGGTTCAGGAGCTGGAGCGAGAGGTTGCCTGGAAGCGGAGACGTGCTCGTCTTCTGGCCACGTCTCTGCTCGTCACCCTGGCGAGCATCCCCTCGCTCATCGCGTGGAACGTCGTGTTCGCCGATGTCCATGCCGCGCTTGTGGCCGGCAGAGGTTTCCTCGTCACTGCGCTGGTCGTCGGCGGCCTCACGCTCGCAGTGATCTGTATGGATCACCTCATCCGGGCTGATCCGCTCGGTTTTCGCGCTGTGCAGCACATACCACCGGACCGCTACGAGCACAGCCTGGCGCGACTACGGGACAGCCTCGCTACCAAGCGCGAAGAACTACGCAGGGAGGGCCTGCGGGCACATCCACCGCTGACGGAGCGTCGCAGCATGTACCGCGAGGACACGGCCGAGGTCATTGCCCAGTACGGACGGGAGAGCCGCCACTACCGCCGCGTCCATAACAGCTTGCAGTCCCTGATCATGATCGGATCGACCGCGGTGACTACGATCGCCGCCCTCAGCCAGCAGGACTGGAACTGGCAGACTCTGTCCGTCGTGGTTCTGGGGTTCAGCATCACCCTCGCGTCCGCGTTCACGGGCTACTACAAGTACCGGGAGCGCAGCTACTTCCTGCGGCAGACAGCTGACGCCATCGAGGAGGAGCTGAATGCCGTGATGCTTGGCATCGGTGACTACAGCCAGTTCACCGAGGAGCAAGAGGGCGAGGCCCTCGCCAAGTTCACCCAGCGCGTCGAGGCACTTCGTAACGAGCAACGGCGTCGTGAGCAGCAGCTGGACCAGCCTGCCGAACAAGCCGGCCCGGTCGCGCCCCCGCCGGCTGTGTGA